The genomic interval CAGGACATGCCCACGAGGGACTAGACCGCGACTGCTGGTCCACTCGTGTTCGCCCGCGGGCCGCCCGGATCGCAATGGAAGGCTCTGAGATTCCCGGTGAGATCACAGAAACTTCCGAGGCCGCCGTCGGCCGAGGACTGGAGACGGTGGACGAGGAACAGGCGAAAAAGGACGTGATGAAGTCCTACGCCTTTCAAGCAAACTTGCCGCAACTCGTTAACGAACATAATCAACTCACCAGCCGTGGAATTCAGATCGCCGCCAAGTTGTCCAAGCAACTCAAATCGTTGCCCGTTCACTGCGCAATCGAAATCTCCAACAAGTCAATCGCTGAGCGTGCCATCGCGTTTGCCGATCATCTCTACCACGTCGAGATGGTGCGGCCAGGCCAGATCGGCGTCGGGATGGTTGATGACATTGATTCGACAGCGGTGCGTTTCGTGATCGAAAGGTACGAGTCGTAAGATGGGAAAGAGAAAACCACCTGAGCCGAGTACTCCTAGCAAGGCGTACCTCGTTTCCTTTGGAGACACGATGACCGCCCTTCTGGCATTCTTCATCGTTCTCAATTCTCTGGCGAAGGAGCAGACGGGCGCAAACATGTACTCCGGCACCGGATCCTTTGTCAAAGCGTTCTCCAACTCGGGACTTCCGGGCGGACTTCCGGGAAACAGATCCCGCAACATGATCCAACAGGAGCAGCAGAAACCGATCTATGCCCTGAGCGAGAACCTCGAGAAAAATCTAGACAAAACAGGTCCAGACGATACGGACAAAAAGGATCAGATCAAAGACCGTGACAAAGAAAACTTTCAAAAGTTCCTGACGGACATCGAGAAACAGTTTGGACTGAAAAATCGCCCCGAGCTAATCAACCAAATCGTTTTTGACTCCTTCGAGCCGAACGACCGTGGGACGGGCGGCTTGAGCAAACATGCCATTGAACTGCTCTCCGAAGCGATCACCAAGCTGCGTCGGTCCAACTCCAACATCGAAATCATTCTGTGGGCAAATATGCCGAGTCCCGCAAGCCTCGCGAATCGACTCGATCAATCGGTTTCTATTCGGCGCGAGGTGGAGCAAATGTTCTGGCTGACCGCTGGTGAGAAAAGTCGGATCCGATACCGTGTCAAACCTTGGCTATTCGCTGACGCCAAGCGACCCATCGTCTCCATCATTTTCTCGCGATTGGGTGACACACCATTGGCATTGGTCCCGTAGCAAAATGGACACTTCCTCCAAACGAAACAAATCAGCTGTGTTTCGTTTGACCTAGGTTGAAATATCGAGTTTCACTCCTGTCACGATCCGTGTGAAGATCTCTCTTTGCACACTGTCATCCTTTTAGAGCCTTCCCCCGTGAGCACAATTGATTTCGACTTTCAAATCCCCCCTTTCTCGGCAACGGCGTCGCAGATTCTAGCGGAAATCAACTCGCCCGATGTCCAAGTCTCTCAGCTCATCAAACTGATTGAGTGCGAACCAACGATCGGCAGCCAGGTACTTCGTATGGCGAACAGTCCGGTCTACGGATGTCGTCGCGAAATCTCAACGATCGGACATGCCATTGTGATCTTGGGGTTCAGAACGGTCGCACAGCAAGCGATTGCCGCCGCTACGGGAGTCGTCTTCAACTCAGCGAATGACGAATGTGGTGACGCGCGGCGACAGACCTATCGCGAATCGCTTTCCGTCGCGACCACGGGACGGGTGCTTTCTCATCATCTCAGAATCGCGAATCCAGACGAAGCGTTCCTGTCCGGCGTGATGCACGATATCGGAAAGCTGGTTCTCTTTCAGCACGCGGGC from Stieleria varia carries:
- a CDS encoding flagellar motor protein MotB → MKKEVKSDPPEDIPAWFMTYSDVITLLMTFFILLLTFSTTEKERFEKITASFSGNSGATGVAGHAHEGLDRDCWSTRVRPRAARIAMEGSEIPGEITETSEAAVGRGLETVDEEQAKKDVMKSYAFQANLPQLVNEHNQLTSRGIQIAAKLSKQLKSLPVHCAIEISNKSIAERAIAFADHLYHVEMVRPGQIGVGMVDDIDSTAVRFVIERYES
- a CDS encoding HDOD domain-containing protein yields the protein MSTIDFDFQIPPFSATASQILAEINSPDVQVSQLIKLIECEPTIGSQVLRMANSPVYGCRREISTIGHAIVILGFRTVAQQAIAAATGVVFNSANDECGDARRQTYRESLSVATTGRVLSHHLRIANPDEAFLSGVMHDIGKLVLFQHAGSTYTEMLSEHPDGRTSDREIAHFGVSHPGLGKACGLKWGLPYTINKAIETHHDSVCELDSPLSQVVVMANYVARRWQIGFGLEAEIPVHADIEERIGDVDAASIRDEIADQFAAVEEICLGQAS
- a CDS encoding flagellar motor protein MotB encodes the protein MGKRKPPEPSTPSKAYLVSFGDTMTALLAFFIVLNSLAKEQTGANMYSGTGSFVKAFSNSGLPGGLPGNRSRNMIQQEQQKPIYALSENLEKNLDKTGPDDTDKKDQIKDRDKENFQKFLTDIEKQFGLKNRPELINQIVFDSFEPNDRGTGGLSKHAIELLSEAITKLRRSNSNIEIILWANMPSPASLANRLDQSVSIRREVEQMFWLTAGEKSRIRYRVKPWLFADAKRPIVSIIFSRLGDTPLALVP